The following DNA comes from Metopolophium dirhodum isolate CAU chromosome 8, ASM1992520v1, whole genome shotgun sequence.
AGATATAAATCTAACTTAACTTGTAGTAGCTCAATTAATCCAAAAAAACCGTCTCCTACTGGCTACTTATTATATCTACTAATTGACACTTGTACTATGTTATGCCCTGCTCAAACTATAATAAGCAAGCATCTGGGCCCTGTAAAGAAAAATTGCGTACGGTTAAATGTATCGATAAATACTTTAAGGGGTCCTTACTCCTTATATAAACCAAGCACACGcaaagtaaatgaaaaaaatcaagaGACCCTAAAAAAACAAACGGAGGGGCCTAGCGGCCATGGCCAGGTTGACACCGTGGGCAATTgaacatttgtacataatattatataaactatgaagtataataattgtattccaattgtgattttttaatacctataaattataatataatataataatcgtttgGCACAGTCACCGCGGAGaatgatttatacaatattatacacgacCGTACCGTCAGGTATCTTACGACGGTGCTGGAAAAAAATCCCTTGACCTTGTTGACCATAACTTTGGCGATGAAACGCCATTTGACGAACGTCCGCCGTGGTTTCGACATAATCGAACGAAGTTATCAAAATTGATTTCTTGTTCGCAGTTGAACAACATCGGGTCAAGTGTAGCGGGGAATAGACGGACATCCGACCGGGTCCGCACAGACAATAtcactaatattatacatcatggGTAGAGCGCTTAATACCACTCCTAAACATCTAATCTGATTTCTCGCCGCCTAAGCTCATAAGTTCACAATCGTGACCCGGTGGCGTCACGCTTAgtacgattttaatattaaagtgtaaGTCAATACTgtctaaacattaaaaataaaaataatacatttataataaccgATAACAGCAACGCTGCACGATGGCGGCACAGATGAAACGTGTACAATATGaataacgttttattatattattttaaatctgtgAAGGCGACCGGCACGTGTACCTGTTATAATATCGTCGGCACACTTGTTGGTCGTGTTGTAGCACGAATGCACAATATTGTTCGTGTTTGCTGTACGACACAATGACACACCAGTAGAGTATAAGAGctgcacatttaaaaaaaattgttggtgctattttttaaatttgcgtTGTGGCGTTATCAACGTATAATAGCAATGTTGACGCGTGCTAACCTAATCAggagggggtgggggggggtACACACTGAGGTCTCTGGTTAGGTGCAGGAGACCCAGGAGGGCACGTCCCAGGGTGCCAGGCATATAGGCGTAGCGTGAAACTTGAAGGTGGCTCTAATAAAAGGAGATTGAGGTTCCCCTGACCATAGGAATATAAATTTTCTTATAGTGATGCTAGaaactaggtaataaaaaaaaaatatataggtaatacctcATTAATAACTTGTTATATTTGTGTGAAAATAGGGGTGAAATGGTGAATGTAAGTTCCCATACGGTCACacgaaatataaaaatcacACATACTTACGCACACGAAAAAAATACCATcaataaccatataatattatgaataaacaattttatatcgATAGAAAAAGAAATTTCCTTCCCACTTTACTTGAAAACCaatcagaaatattttatttaaccttACGATTGCACGATTAAAAATTGACctagtatacaaattaatataagttataaaaatattatgattggaaTTTGGCCACAGGATATGCGAAAACATGTATGACGCAATCGTACAGGTGGCCTTTCGGCCCAGAGAAGGTTGATAAGTGGGACACAGAGCACAGAGGTGGTGCTCAATGCTCAAAGTTATAGTGACTAcagtaaatctaaaaatagtgtTTCGGGATTCTTTAAACACGGTGTAGGATTCCTCCTTAATCCTTATACACTTTTCCTGGGCCATTACCTTCTATTACATCGATATTTTGACCTACTATTCGTAAATTTTGAAAACgacattgaaaatttaaataaaaaactttttcgTTTATATACTTATCaggtgttaattattatttttaataggtaatacaatttttttttgttttattattatttattatttataactgatAATGTCTTGAAAATTATGAGTACCTACAGTAACATTTACAAAATGCAGATATTAtcaagtaatataaatatattattatgcaatgttatataaagtatgtatttactatttatgatgttaattatttatgtttatattgtaattattatctctacctatgtggctatattatgactattatgtTGTTACCTAGACCTAGACggtaagatttatattttttaataaatcattgcatacaaacAACAACTCTGAGAGTCAGTctatattactaggtatataatattatttataatgctagtaaagtaatttattctactattagtaaataatagttattaatatttaatatattataatatgtctatgtgaataattcaattaaaatcattgcgtacatattttgttaaatatacattatttttatttatttaggataATCGAGTATGTAACTAGGGTCCCGAATGTGTTCCCGAAATGAATAACTCGATAATCTTAgttcttttatttaattacttaaactCAAAAGGTTCATATAAccttttgttaacttttaaaatatgccAATTTATGCATACTGACTTCATGTCATCTCCcttaagttaatagtttttattaattcttgaatctaaaataaacataatctGTATTAATTCTGTATCTTCCATcgcatactattattaatattattattatatttttttttatcttttctgtatttttacataattgatataattttattgattttatttttgatacaatataataaaaaatacattttgttctaTTTTCTACTTCAGCTCATCTGTATCACACACTAGTCCACGAGCttctaataaatttaacatCCTACTACTTTTTCTAATTTTCCCTATATGACCTGAATATGTTATTTCCATATTTTCTAGATtaaccaattttaaattaaatttgttattgttCCTATCACCATAtgctgttatatttaaatatgccaATATTCCCCTTAACCTTAAAcgcttaataatattgttatgccCATTGATCCGTtccaaaatactattattagatCTCTATTTATGGTGTGCAAGTATTTCTGAAGGTATATCGTACACAAGGTTGATGGTTTATACTGTTGTACTAactacaaatgtacaattttccCAACAAAGGTTCCATCAAGTCTCGTTTGTGATGAAATATTCTTCTGATTACTTGCACTACTTTATCCAAGTCACAGCGCCTGATCCTTCTCAACTTATCATCATGCGTAAGTACGAGAGGAAACCCCTCCAGTTTTACTGGTTTATATTTTTCCGAACTGTTAGAAATGGCCCTCGACACCAATAATATCTCTGATTAATTGCtcatattgaattcaaaatccACTACGAAGAAACGGACATgataactaaaatatgaaattacattatttaatatagtacgtatctaataatttattatatcgtttgttttatatattttttttaatcgagcTGGTTAATCGTTAGCACACATCTCTTTATTAACTCGTGCAGCACTGCCCCTACGACTAGATAAACCGGTAGATTGGGATATGGATCATCAATTACTGAGTGTAAAAATGCCGTTACTGGTACCATAACTAAGTTTAATACCCTTTACGACAGTGGTAACGACATTTACAACATAACAACCTCTAGTTTGTTTCTATTATGTGGTGCCTAAAACATCCCACGCATGCCATTTCTCTTTTGAGTGGTTGTATAGGTGCACTAGTAagaagtacattttttaaatttgttaaaaaattgatGGCTTACAGAATAAGCGGATATATTATTACGGGCACTAGCGTATTTTCAATGgccatgttttttttctttaaatttacttttattcatatataccAGCTATTATGCTTATACTTGACGTTTCTTCTTGCCGATTAATTTCTGAAAACATAATCATGTAATATATATCTGACTTGATTAATACatcattattacttttatattctaacctaatataatattattacatgttaataccatatatatattttttttcactttatttataataattttatctattaattatttttatttaaattatctaatttattttattattattatatccattttTATCTTGTCTTGTGTatcttaatttttctatttatcttGGTGATGGTGGTGGGGTAAATGATGTatcattaaaacttaaaagctCTTTTATAATCTTCTTTTCTTTGAGTTCTATATTTTACTAGCCTTCTAGGTATATCCCTGACCTCAAAATGTCCAACAATTTTGCTTTAGAAATTCCATTTTCCTaccttttttataaaacatattcatGGTCATTAAACaagatgttattatattataatattactattaaatcaataatagatgatacaatattttaagaaatattattagttgtaaaatttgttataataagatttttttgttgagtaaattattttaaatgacatttattaatattaatttcaagtaTATTAGCATTACACCATTAGTAGAACCTTCAACCTATCAATGTCATTTTGAAACAAATGACAATCCTCATGagtgttaatataatagtataatgatcatcttcaaataataaatatttagcatataaaagtattttatccaggaaatttataaaaagtaaaaataaaaaagaagaaatatGATTAACCTGTAGTACTCATGACAGTTGACCTAACTTTTAAATGGAACTGAAGAATAAtagatgataaattattaaatattatataatgctcaaataacatattatagttttattttaatttatcaataaccATGTTTACCTACATGTATGTTGTTTACCCTTAAACATAAtgcttaattaataaatagtttcaaTATACACTTaaatcatagtttaaaataaataattattcacattTTGATGTCTTCCTCTTGGTCAATAGTTGGGTGATCAATAACTTCTaaacaacacaaaaataaaaataaatcagtaaaaattgtacttttatgtcatatattttgattcttatcataataaattacaaaagaaaaatgtaagttGTTATGTTACTCACCACTGGTTTCTTGTCCTTCCATAATACGCCAAATCATTTCTCCATATGTGTTTCCATAATAATCATCGTCACTATTGATACTGGGGCAGGAAGAATCCGAGTCTAGGATAGTGCTCAATCTCGGTAATGTTGACATAGTCTCCTGTGGTTCTTCTTTTTTGGCATGGTTTtctgtgtttaaaaatattactgtttgttataaattatatatatattatgtatcattatttaacaaaaaaatttttaaaaataatattacttaatatctTCCTCCTGGATAGTTTTAGTTTCTTTTTCGGATGACAGTTATTGACATGTTTGTCAAGGATTGGTGGTTCTGAAAATTCAACCATATCCTCTAGAATCTCTTCATTTCTACCTGGGAACGCTctgatattagtatttttataccgGTTTTTTTTCGGACATTCAATGTCGTTATTTTTTTGATCGactgtaataacatttttagcaGCGCTTATCTCTACTATTGCTCTAGAAAGTTCTGGCTTATGTTCTGAAGCAACGTCTCGACCCAAAGACAAATTACTCAATTTGTTAATGTATGCTAATTCATCACGCATCTGATACTCCATAAGTTGTAGTCTATTGGATGGATCAAAGTATTTGCGCTCTTCGTATTcaactttaaaacatttatcaGCAACACGGCCCATAAACTTGCGGACCTCCGCTCTTGGATAGTTGGCCTGCaagaatatattacttaaatcaATTAATGTTTCGTTGAACCAACAGATGCAGTCGTCAGAAGACTCACTTCTAAACAAGGGTTGATAACTGTAGctgtaactattatttttcttcTGAAATCCAGTCGGTAAAAACAGAATGATGGGTCCCGTAGACCTTCATTAAAACAACTGTGGACCAATTCTTTAGTATTGAAGTAGTCTTTGCGTTCCATTTTTATATCAACCAGATACTGATAAAATGGCTGAGTCACTTCAAttgtgtacaataagtaaacAGCACCTATTCGTGCTTCTCTCGATTTAGATCTCAAAAACTTGGTTGCCACTGCAAGAGAGTCCTGGGCGGTTGTGATGTAATGATGTGGGGCTAAATAAGTGTGCTTATTTTCCCTATTGAGCTTAGCATAAATTTCATGGAACTTCGAAGAATTAAAAAGTTCTAAAAACGaactgtacaataatattttttttttgataaacaagTCAATTAAGTTATAAGAATCGATAAATAAATTTGAGTAGTAGGTACGCAGTTCCCTCGAAACTTTGATAGCGTTGTGGGCATATTTCTTCTGTTTTAATGTAATTGGGAAAACCAATTCTTCGTCTTCACTGCTCTCTTTGTTACTTGAACTGCTGTACTCAAATTCtgacatttttttagttatctgaaaatcagaaaaataacTGCTCTTGAGTACCAATGCTGGTATCTTTTGATTGGATTTTTGTTTGAACTTTACAAAATTTGTATAAGTCGTAATACTATGGTTATCTACCGTAGTAGCAAATAAAAGTGTATAATAACAAcaagtacctagtataatattataataaattaatctacctatttgatatgataataaaattatttcaataattatttgtgaaTTAGGAAATGTAATTATCACTATCAGTAGCAAATCACATTAAAAGTACGTTACACCGACATATTTTGTTGTCTCTGCTTACAATTgtgtaacataacaaattttacgctcagcagatcacatttagctacgttagttaaaaaattagtgAATTGACcccttacaaaatataaaggtaagattattatctatgcaATGTCATAAGATTTCTGttttcgttatattttaattttaaagcaagctaTGAGTACCTATTTCAAGAtgtacaaataacaatttaaaatactcataactcgcttcaaaattaaaataaaataaaaagcttatgacattgcctagataataatcttacctttaatttttaaagtaatggAGCTAAACGCAAAATttactatgttacgcacttgtaagacggagaaaacaaatgtcggtgtaacgtcctcttaaggtATTTGCATTAAATAATGTTAGGCCATTGATTAAGTAAACATTTAAGCAATTAAGTTTACTTAATCAATGGTTAGGTATTGTTACGACAATATTTAGACCTATGACGGGAAGTGACAGTTTTTTTGTTGGCGTACATACTCGATTGCAATTTCGATGACCCAAGCGTGTTCGGAGATG
Coding sequences within:
- the LOC132950828 gene encoding uncharacterized protein LOC132950828 isoform X1, giving the protein MSEFEYSSSSNKESSEDEELVFPITLKQKKYAHNAIKVSRELRTYYSNLFIDSYNLIDLFIKKKILLYSSFLELFNSSKFHEIYAKLNRENKHTYLAPHHYITTAQDSLAVATKFLRSKSREARIGAVYLLYTIEVTQPFYQYLVDIKMERKDYFNTKELVHSCFNEGLRDPSFCFYRLDFRRKIIVTATVINPCLEANYPRAEVRKFMGRVADKCFKVEYEERKYFDPSNRLQLMEYQMRDELAYINKLSNLSLGRDVASEHKPELSRAIVEISAAKNVITVDQKNNDIECPKKNRYKNTNIRAFPGRNEEILEDMVEFSEPPILDKHVNNCHPKKKLKLSRRKILIIFLNTENHAKKEEPQETMSTLPRLSTILDSDSSCPSINSDDDYYGNTYGEMIWRIMEGQETSEVIDHPTIDQEEDIKIN
- the LOC132950828 gene encoding uncharacterized protein LOC132950828 isoform X2; its protein translation is MSEFEYSSSSNKESSEDEELVFPITLKQKKYAHNAIKVSRELRTYYSNLFIDSYNLIDLFIKKKILLYSSFLELFNSSKFHEIYAKLNRENKHTYLAPHHYITTAQDSLAVATKFLRSKSREARIGAVYLLYTIEVTQPFYQYLVDIKMERKDYFNTKELVHSCFNEGLRDPSFCFYRLDFRRKIIVTATVINPCLEANYPRAEVRKFMGRVADKCFKVEYEERKYFDPSNRLQLMEYQMRDELAYINKLSNLSLGRDVASEHKPELSRAIVEISAAKNVITVDQKNNDIECPKKNRYKNTNIRAFPGRNEEILEDMVEFSEPPILDKHVNNCHPKKKLKLSRRKILKNHAKKEEPQETMSTLPRLSTILDSDSSCPSINSDDDYYGNTYGEMIWRIMEGQETSEVIDHPTIDQEEDIKIN